A stretch of the Vigna radiata var. radiata cultivar VC1973A chromosome 7, Vradiata_ver6, whole genome shotgun sequence genome encodes the following:
- the LOC111242013 gene encoding uncharacterized protein LOC111242013: MSEERFNVVVHHGGTLVXQYPIEYVGGEKTYWSVDPDRWSYFEAIDVVKELGYLNVRDIFYCXDNMLLKLEDDKSAMNMVGIVKRLGEVKLYVVHGVDDATYVQIGFAARY; encoded by the coding sequence AGAGGTTTAATgttgtggtccaccatggtgGGACCCTAGTANGCCAATATCCTATTGAATATGTTGGTGGGGAAAAGACATATTGGAGTGTGGACCCTGACAGATGGAGTTATTTCGAAGCAATAGATGTTGTTAAAGAATTGGGGTATTTGAATGTGAGAGACATATTTTATTGCATNGATAATATGCTACTTAAGTTGGAGGATGATAAAAGTGCAATGAACATGGTAGGCATTGTCAAACGGTTAGGGGAAGTTAAGCTTTATGTGGTTCACGGTGTGGATGATGCTACTTATGTTCAAATAGGGTTTGCTGCCAGGTATTGA